The genomic segment CAAATCATCTTGTCCGTATAGCCACTACAAGGAACAGACTTGTCCCACAGAATCACCATCTTTCCACCATAATCCACCAATTTAACACGACTATAATCAGCAAACTTGGGTAGACCTACCAAACCCTTCAAATTTGACCAGTCACCTATCTTAGGGTCGTACCATTTGATTCCATCTTGATTACTATAAGAATATAGAACGTTATCTACCACGCAATGAGAAAAGTATCCCCATCCTAAAGCCAAATTAGTCATAGCACCTATGCCTTGccatttatcttcttttggctTGTAAGCCACACCAACCAAACCCTTATTCCCAAACATAAATATTTCTCCGTCAATTACTGCGCTCCTGTTCATACCACCATCCCATCTCTCTACAAGAGGGCTCGACACAAACTCCCAAGTTTGCTTTTTCAAATCGAAAACCTCCATCCATTTGGAGCCTGGATAAGCCCGCTCTACCTGCTGAGCCTGTATAAGCCCGCTCCAGCATGCTCCACCAGCATGCTCCACCTCCATCCATATGTCACATCCTCCTGCTACATATATCTTTCCATCAACAAGACTGGAAACTGGATAAGCCCGCTCCACCAGCATGCTTGGAGCCTCACACCAAGTATGAGACTTGCAGTCGAGAATTGAGACGGTAGACAAAGACACATCGTTGATATGTCCGCCAAAGTTGTAGATACTAGAGCCAACCGCCAAGAGACCGGACGAGTTCACAGGATGAGATTGCAGAGATGGGATTGGGATTAAAAGATTTTcacttgacttcttcttcttattcttcttcttcttcttcttcttcttcttcttgtgggcGTGATCTGGTCTCCGGCAGAGAGTGAACCAAGTTGTCTTAAAGTCAGGAGGGAGCCTTAAGCACACATAGAGACAACTCTCGGTGCGGCCTAAGAGCGATCTAGTCTCGTAAAGCTCCGGTGAAGAAAGGAGTGAGGGGAAACTCTGGGATACGAGTGAGAGAGTTGGGTAATACAATCTAGAGACGCGTGCTAAACAACTCAATACCAAATCATCGGGAAGTGGCAGAATCGGGTACGCCTCAGAGGTATCCTTCTTCTTATCAATCGGTGGCTCTTCGCCGTTCATGGCCACGGAAGATCTAGTTGACAACGACATCGGCAGTACGAAAATCGCCGTTGATCAAACTGCTGGTACTCTCTCCCCCCTGTGGCTGTgagaattttagggttttctttcacTCGGGAACTTAATGGGCCTCTCAGCCCATAcatttttaattcttaaaacTATTAATCTAAAACTATTCTATTAGTGACTAGACTATCGATTCTACTACATTAGACTTGTGGGGGATCTATTTAGTTAATCCTTttgattttatcaaaaaaataagcCCTCAATAACATAAATTTGGGAACAATTACATGAGAAGAACTGTTGTGGCAAAGATATTTGAGCATTTTGGTTTACAGTTTTCCTGTGATAATACTAAATGAAAACACATAAAATCATAATCATTTGGTTTATAAGATTGTAAAGCAAGCACGCAAGCAAAGCAAAGCCTTTGCAAATGAAacgaaataaaacaaaagagttgTGTAAACTAGTCTCGACCAAACTCTCT from the Camelina sativa cultivar DH55 chromosome 12, Cs, whole genome shotgun sequence genome contains:
- the LOC104729272 gene encoding F-box/kelch-repeat protein At5g49000-like, translating into MSLSTRSSVAMNGEEPPIDKKKDTSEAYPILPLPDDLVLSCLARVSRLYYPTLSLVSQSFPSLLSSPELYETRSLLGRTESCLYVCLRLPPDFKTTWFTLCRRPDHAHKKKKKKKKKKNKKKKSSENLLIPIPSLQSHPVNSSGLLAVGSSIYNFGGHINDVSLSTVSILDCKSHTWCEAPSMLVERAYPVSSLVDGKIYVAGGCDIWMEVEHAGGACWSGLIQAQQVERAYPGSKWMEVFDLKKQTWEFVSSPLVERWDGGMNRSAVIDGEIFMFGNKGLVGVAYKPKEDKWQGIGAMTNLALGWGYFSHCVVDNVLYSYSNQDGIKWYDPKIGDWSNLKGLVGLPKFADYSRVKLVDYGGKMVILWDKSVPCSGYTDKMIWCAAIVLERPNNQEIWGKVEWLDAVLQVPKKYQFVCALSATL